The Paenibacillus sp. FSL R7-0204 genome includes a region encoding these proteins:
- a CDS encoding response regulator transcription factor gives MPQILLVEDDQAIARNLVLLLRSEGFTVTHATTRSESVAMLGGYPFDLALIDIALPDGNGFTVYTEIKATREVPVIFLTASGDEASVVTGLNMGADDYITKPFRPRELIARIGTALRKSGRTGSAFDICGLHVDPASGVVTRQGKEVYLSALEYRLLLVFVNNPGNIITRSRLLDELWDAAGEFVNDNTLTVYIKRLREKIESDPASPQLILTVRGTGYRLGCSDAAE, from the coding sequence ATGCCGCAAATATTACTGGTTGAGGATGATCAGGCCATTGCAAGAAATCTCGTGCTGCTGCTCCGCTCGGAAGGGTTCACAGTCACTCACGCCACTACGCGGAGTGAATCTGTGGCTATGCTTGGCGGGTATCCGTTTGACCTGGCACTGATCGATATTGCTTTGCCTGACGGGAACGGCTTTACGGTGTACACGGAGATCAAGGCCACAAGGGAGGTGCCTGTCATCTTCCTGACGGCCTCCGGGGATGAGGCAAGTGTCGTTACTGGGCTGAATATGGGGGCGGATGACTATATTACCAAGCCGTTTCGCCCGCGTGAACTGATTGCGCGGATTGGAACGGCGTTGCGGAAGAGCGGACGGACCGGGTCTGCTTTTGACATCTGCGGGCTTCATGTAGATCCGGCAAGCGGTGTTGTAACCCGGCAGGGCAAGGAGGTATACCTCTCAGCCCTGGAATACCGCCTGCTGCTGGTGTTTGTGAACAACCCCGGGAATATTATTACGCGAAGCAGGCTGCTCGACGAATTATGGGACGCAGCGGGCGAATTTGTGAATGACAACACACTGACCGTGTACATCAAGCGCCTGCGGGAGAAGATCGAGAGTGATCCGGCAAGCCCGCAGCTCATTCTGACCGTCCGGGGAACCGGATACCGGCTGGGGTGCAGCGATGCTGCGGAATAA
- a CDS encoding MFS transporter: MNQHDKSANSPSLFLNRFLQTILLSSVLLQIGIWVRNFAILLYVAERTNNDPYAISLISVAEFAPIFVFSFIGGTFADRWRPKRTMIWCDSLSAVSVFAVLLSIHFGSWESVYLVAFISAILSQFSQPSSMRLFKFHVPEEQLQQGMALFQSLMAIFMVLGPMLGTFVYSTFGLEISIAVMGVAFLLSALVLIRLPEDHMEAGTVAAKGQFRKDFTEGFRYVWQSQVLRMLGLAFVLAGLAVGAAQALNLFIVTERLGRSKEFLQYMLMVNGAAMLIGGGLVAAFAKKVPPQLLLAMGMLAGAVCTTIVGFSTSVPLTLTIQFLNGLMFPCIHIGISTMILRWSNSSIVGRVNGVLNPMFVGMMVVSMSFAGALKSALPLSTIYSGAGILFLLGAMMMLPIMKQKAPDLAQPAQ; the protein is encoded by the coding sequence TTGAATCAGCATGACAAAAGCGCTAATTCACCGAGCCTGTTCCTTAACAGGTTCCTGCAGACAATTCTGTTATCCAGCGTGCTGCTGCAGATCGGGATCTGGGTGCGTAATTTTGCTATTCTGCTGTACGTTGCGGAGAGGACCAACAATGATCCCTACGCCATTTCACTGATCAGCGTTGCTGAATTTGCGCCTATCTTTGTTTTTTCCTTCATTGGAGGGACCTTTGCGGACCGGTGGCGGCCGAAGCGGACGATGATCTGGTGTGATTCCCTGTCTGCGGTATCGGTATTCGCCGTTCTGCTCAGCATTCACTTTGGCTCGTGGGAATCGGTGTATCTGGTCGCGTTCATCTCGGCTATTTTGTCGCAGTTCTCACAGCCTTCAAGTATGCGGTTATTTAAATTCCATGTACCGGAGGAACAGCTGCAGCAGGGGATGGCGCTCTTCCAATCACTGATGGCCATCTTCATGGTCCTCGGACCTATGTTAGGCACTTTCGTATACAGCACCTTCGGCCTTGAGATCTCCATCGCTGTAATGGGCGTGGCTTTTCTGCTGTCTGCACTTGTGCTTATTCGTCTGCCGGAGGATCATATGGAAGCCGGGACAGTTGCCGCGAAGGGGCAATTCCGTAAGGACTTCACCGAGGGCTTCCGGTATGTCTGGCAGAGCCAGGTGCTGCGGATGCTCGGACTTGCGTTTGTACTGGCGGGACTTGCCGTGGGCGCAGCCCAGGCGCTGAATCTGTTCATCGTCACAGAGCGGCTGGGCCGAAGCAAGGAGTTCCTCCAGTACATGCTTATGGTTAACGGTGCAGCCATGCTGATCGGGGGAGGGCTGGTGGCCGCCTTTGCCAAAAAGGTTCCGCCCCAGCTGCTGCTCGCCATGGGGATGCTCGCAGGTGCCGTATGCACCACTATCGTCGGGTTCTCAACAAGCGTTCCGCTTACGCTCACGATCCAGTTCCTGAATGGGCTGATGTTCCCATGCATTCATATCGGGATCAGTACCATGATTCTGAGATGGTCTAATAGCTCGATTGTCGGCCGGGTCAACGGGGTGCTGAATCCGATGTTCGTCGGGATGATGGTGGTGTCCATGTCTTTCGCCGGTGCGCTGAAGAGTGCCTTACCGCTCAGTACCATCTACAGCGGAGCCGGAATTCTGTTCCTCCTGGGCGCAATGATGATGTTGCCGATTATGAAGCAAAAGGCGCCGGATCTGGCACAGCCTGCACAATAA
- a CDS encoding alpha/beta fold hydrolase encodes MADTMNNQQPGKKSRKKRKLWLKIVGGIIGVLVLFIGITFIVNAISTGIEKKKIESYGQYVNVEGKKMNVMIQGSGEQTIVLLPGQGTASPVLDFKLLIDQLTPSYKVVAIEPFGYGLSDGTDKERTTENIISEIHEAVQQLGLKRYVLMGHSITGLYAVSYVNAYPNEVEAFVGIDSSVPNQPGMDVKLPLKAMKFAKDSGVMRLLTKLSGDSFKSLDYDEHTKEQMKFISAVHGNNPTLMNELSHLGSNFKNGSKLTYPQDLPVLLFAQSNNEHNKQWIPLHEEQAKQSSQGKLIPMVGSHYLHHTKYKEIAEEFKEYMKTVQLKQAK; translated from the coding sequence ATGGCAGATACAATGAATAACCAGCAACCAGGGAAGAAGAGCCGTAAGAAGCGCAAATTATGGTTGAAAATAGTAGGTGGCATTATCGGAGTGCTTGTGCTGTTCATAGGTATCACCTTTATCGTTAACGCCATCAGCACCGGGATCGAGAAGAAGAAGATCGAATCGTACGGACAGTATGTTAATGTAGAAGGCAAAAAGATGAATGTGATGATTCAAGGCAGCGGGGAACAGACCATCGTTCTTCTGCCGGGGCAAGGCACCGCCTCACCTGTGCTTGATTTCAAGCTGCTGATTGACCAATTGACGCCTTCCTACAAAGTCGTGGCCATTGAGCCTTTCGGTTACGGTCTAAGCGATGGGACGGATAAAGAAAGAACAACTGAGAATATCATCAGTGAAATTCATGAGGCTGTGCAGCAGCTGGGTCTGAAGCGTTATGTCCTGATGGGCCACTCCATCACGGGACTTTATGCCGTGTCTTATGTGAATGCATACCCGAATGAAGTTGAAGCTTTTGTAGGGATTGACAGTAGTGTGCCCAATCAGCCCGGCATGGATGTGAAATTGCCGCTGAAGGCCATGAAGTTTGCTAAAGATTCAGGTGTGATGCGGCTGCTAACGAAGCTCAGCGGAGATTCGTTTAAATCGCTTGACTATGATGAGCATACCAAAGAACAGATGAAATTCATCTCTGCCGTGCACGGCAATAATCCAACGTTGATGAATGAGCTTAGCCACCTTGGTTCCAATTTCAAAAACGGCTCAAAGCTGACATACCCGCAGGACCTGCCAGTTCTGCTGTTCGCGCAATCCAATAACGAGCACAACAAACAGTGGATTCCGCTGCATGAGGAGCAGGCAAAGCAGTCTTCACAGGGCAAATTGATCCCGATGGTAGGCTCCCATTACCTGCACCATACGAAGTACAAAGAAATTGCCGAGGAATTCAAGGAATACATGAAGACCGTTCAATTGAAGCAAGCGAAGTAG
- a CDS encoding glycosyltransferase family 2 protein — MKISILVLAYNIKNLVAECLLSLNRQVQVPEGCFEVIFVDDGSDDGTQERITALDLDYSLKYVYKTPDATKCRSAARNLGVSQAGGDILLFLDGDQVVERDFIYQHWKVHQLCDEPVVVMGLRDFLAEDNRLPFSQVEDSNRSSLLLERRDPRLPVIQRFSENAGNIENIWALLYSCNFSVPRNNYSTAGGFDEDFIEWGLEDCELGYRLYQQGAKFILNTQCIVLHQYHPTTYDEKKYLGWFTNLELFKQKHPTLEVELQSILGDWFDPARRKPWKDAFIRYELAVRSVKGLYNQMNSLYKVAVIHDDSVPVEEWLARITRALESHNVLVLDYSRSDLNLLIQLVPRSYDLLYYRQPSAERVIEVMQSVAVNLSGL, encoded by the coding sequence ATGAAGATAAGTATACTTGTATTGGCGTACAATATTAAAAATCTGGTAGCCGAATGCCTGTTATCACTTAACCGCCAGGTTCAGGTGCCGGAAGGATGCTTCGAGGTCATTTTCGTTGACGACGGTTCAGATGACGGAACGCAAGAGCGGATTACTGCGCTCGACCTTGATTATTCCCTGAAATACGTTTACAAAACACCGGATGCTACAAAGTGCAGATCAGCGGCCAGAAATCTGGGCGTGTCGCAGGCTGGCGGCGACATTTTATTGTTTTTGGACGGTGATCAAGTCGTAGAGCGGGACTTCATCTATCAGCATTGGAAGGTGCACCAGCTCTGCGATGAGCCTGTAGTCGTGATGGGCCTGAGAGACTTTCTGGCTGAGGACAACCGGCTACCGTTCAGCCAAGTGGAAGACAGTAACCGCTCGTCCTTACTCCTGGAACGCAGAGATCCACGCCTGCCGGTCATCCAGCGGTTCTCGGAGAACGCGGGGAATATTGAGAACATCTGGGCTTTGCTCTATAGCTGTAACTTCTCAGTCCCCCGCAACAACTATTCCACAGCCGGAGGATTCGATGAAGATTTTATCGAATGGGGACTTGAAGATTGTGAACTTGGATACCGCTTATATCAGCAAGGTGCCAAATTCATCTTAAACACACAATGTATAGTCTTGCACCAGTATCATCCCACCACTTACGACGAGAAGAAATACCTGGGCTGGTTCACGAATCTTGAATTATTCAAGCAAAAGCATCCCACGCTGGAGGTTGAGCTTCAGAGCATTCTCGGGGATTGGTTCGACCCGGCCCGCCGAAAGCCCTGGAAGGATGCTTTTATCCGGTACGAACTGGCGGTCCGGTCTGTAAAAGGCTTATACAATCAGATGAACAGCTTGTATAAAGTGGCAGTGATTCACGACGACTCCGTTCCTGTGGAAGAGTGGCTCGCGAGAATCACCCGCGCGCTGGAATCACACAACGTCCTGGTGCTTGATTATTCCCGTTCGGACCTGAATCTGCTGATTCAGCTCGTTCCGCGGTCCTATGATCTGCTCTATTACAGACAGCCGTCTGCAGAAAGAGTTATTGAGGTTATGCAATCTGTTGCTGTAAATCTATCCGGGCTGTAG
- a CDS encoding sugar efflux transporter: MRMNSGFLKDIIKMPSFVALVFTITMLGLSVSATNPFLSLYCIQEAGMTPLSYGILMSITMVFGLFISTFLGKASDTRFSRKTIIIFTLLSTSAAYVLFALFTNYYVLLAVSALFFGISFASFPQVFAYARDSISRSNISAINQPLAMNILRMLYSLGWIVGPSIGSVLVNQYNFFYLFLIVAATYIFVSLIAFILFRSHPVTLAVQEDKQPVHLGQFIKQPQISSVLGTFILLSIASSMSTLVLPLFFSTTMHGNYQQLGWLYSITAIVELPLMVIVGVMSRKMGKTAIILIGIISNVLYFLVFALAHSIILLYFAQVLSAISVSIIMGYGISYFQDLLPEEPGTATTLYSNTSRIGSSLGGVVSGALSGMFGYRSVFVACMSISLAALSIFGLVNTSNRRTIHKEAGKI; encoded by the coding sequence ATGAGGATGAATTCCGGTTTTCTCAAAGATATTATCAAAATGCCGAGTTTCGTAGCACTGGTCTTTACCATAACCATGCTGGGACTCAGTGTATCGGCAACCAATCCCTTTTTATCGCTGTATTGTATTCAGGAGGCGGGTATGACTCCTTTGTCGTATGGCATACTGATGTCCATCACCATGGTCTTCGGCCTGTTCATCAGTACGTTCCTTGGCAAAGCCTCCGATACCAGATTCAGCAGAAAAACCATCATTATCTTCACCCTTCTCTCAACATCAGCCGCCTATGTGCTATTCGCCCTGTTCACCAACTATTATGTGCTGCTGGCCGTGTCGGCCCTATTCTTCGGAATATCGTTCGCTTCGTTCCCGCAGGTCTTTGCTTATGCCAGAGACTCCATCTCGAGGTCCAATATCAGTGCTATTAATCAGCCGCTGGCGATGAATATTCTAAGAATGTTATACTCCCTGGGCTGGATTGTGGGGCCGTCGATCGGTTCGGTTTTAGTCAATCAATATAACTTTTTTTATCTTTTTTTGATTGTAGCCGCTACATACATCTTCGTAAGCCTGATTGCCTTCATTTTGTTCCGCAGCCATCCTGTAACCCTAGCTGTTCAGGAAGACAAGCAGCCTGTGCACCTGGGACAATTCATTAAGCAGCCGCAAATTTCCTCTGTACTGGGTACATTTATACTGCTCAGTATTGCTTCTTCGATGAGTACCCTTGTGCTGCCGCTGTTCTTCTCAACCACGATGCATGGGAATTATCAGCAGTTAGGCTGGCTCTATAGCATTACGGCGATTGTTGAACTTCCTTTGATGGTCATTGTCGGAGTGATGTCCAGAAAAATGGGCAAAACCGCGATCATCCTGATCGGCATCATCTCCAATGTCCTGTATTTCCTGGTGTTTGCCCTGGCTCACTCCATTATCCTGCTCTATTTCGCCCAGGTGCTCAGTGCCATTTCAGTGTCCATTATCATGGGCTACGGCATCAGTTATTTTCAGGATCTGCTGCCGGAGGAGCCGGGAACCGCGACCACCCTCTACAGCAACACTTCCAGAATCGGCTCCTCCCTGGGAGGCGTGGTCTCAGGAGCCCTATCGGGAATGTTCGGCTACCGTTCCGTATTCGTGGCCTGTATGTCAATATCGCTGGCGGCGTTGTCCATCTTCGGGCTGGTTAACACATCGAACAGGAGAACCATCCATAAGGAGGCCGGGAAAATATGA
- a CDS encoding phosphotriesterase family protein, with amino-acid sequence MTNINSVTGTVDSSQLGPALIHEHMRVRSVEVATQFPHLYNRNEELQLAKEQVLAARNAGIQTICDPTVMGQDRDIVFIREVSECTGVTIIAATGMYTCQDLPEPLRRKNIDYLAELFIRDIEVGIQNTEIKAGFIKCATDVQGITPNVEKIIRAAARAHKRTGVPIMTHTHAASKNGLDQLDLLEQEGVPARAVIIGHSGDTHDMAYLSQLLNREALLGLDRFGLSIGMSSRERPDLLLKLIQSGYHKQLLVSHDYCGSIDWWEREEVRSFAPDWSMTHLTRDVSPYIIDQGVDRDILSEIMVNNVREWFEHAAKGTY; translated from the coding sequence ATGACAAACATAAACTCTGTAACAGGGACCGTTGACAGCTCGCAGCTTGGACCCGCTCTTATCCATGAGCATATGCGGGTCAGATCCGTCGAAGTCGCGACCCAATTCCCTCATCTATACAACCGCAATGAAGAGCTTCAATTGGCGAAGGAGCAGGTTCTGGCCGCCAGGAATGCAGGGATACAGACCATCTGTGATCCCACCGTCATGGGTCAGGACCGGGATATTGTCTTCATAAGGGAGGTGTCCGAGTGCACAGGGGTAACCATTATTGCAGCGACCGGAATGTATACTTGTCAGGACCTGCCTGAGCCGCTAAGGAGAAAAAATATTGATTACCTCGCGGAGTTATTCATCAGGGATATTGAAGTGGGGATTCAGAATACGGAGATCAAGGCCGGCTTCATTAAATGTGCAACTGATGTTCAGGGCATTACGCCGAATGTGGAGAAGATTATCCGCGCTGCTGCCCGCGCCCATAAGAGAACCGGGGTTCCCATTATGACCCATACCCACGCGGCGTCAAAGAATGGGCTGGACCAATTGGATCTGCTTGAGCAAGAAGGAGTCCCCGCCAGGGCAGTGATTATTGGGCATTCAGGGGACACCCATGACATGGCCTACTTATCTCAATTGCTGAACCGGGAAGCTCTGCTCGGCTTAGACCGGTTTGGACTGTCAATCGGGATGTCATCCCGGGAACGTCCTGACCTGCTGCTGAAGCTGATACAGAGCGGTTATCACAAACAGTTGCTGGTCTCTCATGATTATTGCGGGTCCATTGATTGGTGGGAGCGGGAAGAGGTACGTTCCTTTGCCCCCGATTGGTCTATGACCCATCTGACCCGTGATGTCAGTCCGTATATCATAGATCAAGGGGTGGACCGGGATATTCTAAGCGAGATCATGGTCAACAATGTACGGGAATGGTTTGAACATGCAGCAAAAGGTACCTACTAA
- a CDS encoding NADP-dependent oxidoreductase: MCQRPQGIPQQEHFRLETVEVPALSDGEVLVKNNYLSVDPYMRNLMRRSKSYMDSYQIGEIFGGAGIGEVVESRSSGLRAGERVWGILGWQEYSVHKAGQLLKMDPGVQPATAYLSILGTPGLIAYFGLADVCKPREGETLVVSSGAGAVGAAVGQIAKKIYGCHVVGITGSNEKVHYLKEELGFDEAVNYRLDHNLRIELMKTCPNGIDMYFDNVGGDISDAVFGHINDYARIAVCGQIALYNLVRPEAGSRILPAVLLHRAMVKGILIADYEDRLSEARLELGRWLREGQLKCSETITEGLENTIDAFINLFSGTNPGKQLVRI, encoded by the coding sequence ATGTGTCAGCGGCCTCAGGGCATCCCGCAGCAAGAACATTTTCGGCTGGAGACAGTTGAGGTTCCAGCCCTTTCGGATGGAGAGGTACTTGTAAAGAACAACTATCTGTCGGTGGACCCGTACATGCGCAACCTGATGCGCCGCAGCAAATCCTATATGGATTCCTATCAGATCGGGGAGATTTTTGGCGGGGCGGGTATTGGCGAGGTAGTGGAGAGCCGGTCATCCGGTCTTCGGGCAGGAGAAAGGGTATGGGGCATCCTCGGCTGGCAGGAATATAGCGTACATAAGGCCGGACAATTATTGAAGATGGACCCGGGCGTCCAGCCAGCTACAGCCTATTTGAGTATTCTGGGTACCCCTGGACTGATCGCTTATTTCGGTCTTGCCGACGTATGTAAGCCGCGTGAAGGCGAGACCCTTGTAGTATCCAGCGGGGCAGGGGCCGTCGGCGCAGCCGTTGGCCAAATCGCCAAAAAAATCTACGGCTGCCATGTTGTTGGCATTACCGGCTCGAATGAGAAGGTTCACTATTTGAAAGAGGAATTAGGCTTCGATGAAGCGGTGAATTACCGCTTGGATCACAATCTGCGTATTGAATTGATGAAGACATGTCCTAATGGAATTGATATGTACTTCGATAATGTCGGGGGAGATATATCCGATGCTGTATTCGGTCATATCAATGATTACGCCCGGATCGCGGTCTGCGGCCAAATTGCGCTCTATAATCTCGTCAGACCAGAGGCAGGCTCCCGGATCTTACCGGCTGTTCTTCTTCACAGAGCGATGGTCAAGGGAATTTTGATCGCCGATTATGAAGACCGTCTTTCAGAAGCCAGGCTGGAACTGGGGAGATGGCTTAGGGAAGGGCAGCTGAAATGCTCAGAGACCATTACTGAGGGGCTGGAGAACACTATCGATGCCTTCATTAATTTGTTCAGCGGCACGAATCCGGGCAAACAACTAGTACGGATCTAA
- a CDS encoding SDR family NAD(P)-dependent oxidoreductase, translated as MDFDYTGKVVLITGGSRGIGRQLVQSFSAMKAKVYYTYLSAERFQPVLADSVDGPQPVGVQVDAGSDLQVEAFTSDVWQQHQAIDLLINNAAFIWRADFGNTTTELWNTSLQTNLMGVVHHCTSALPYMIRQKSGSIINISTVCADHPVRGQAAYSSTKQAVDSLTKSLCIEYGAFGIRANTISPGLIVTEKPKRVTEEDVRKIPLQRVGYASDVCHAAAFLGSESASFITGADLLVTGGSHLN; from the coding sequence ATGGATTTCGATTATACCGGTAAGGTAGTCCTGATTACAGGCGGTTCACGGGGCATCGGCCGTCAGCTTGTGCAGTCATTTAGTGCGATGAAAGCTAAGGTATACTATACTTATCTCTCTGCTGAACGATTCCAGCCTGTCCTCGCCGATTCAGTCGACGGTCCGCAACCGGTTGGGGTCCAGGTCGATGCGGGGTCAGACCTACAGGTTGAGGCATTTACTTCGGATGTCTGGCAGCAGCATCAGGCGATTGATCTTCTGATTAACAATGCCGCGTTTATATGGAGAGCTGATTTCGGCAACACCACAACAGAGCTATGGAATACCTCCCTTCAGACCAATCTGATGGGTGTGGTGCATCACTGTACCTCCGCACTCCCATATATGATCCGGCAAAAATCAGGCAGCATCATCAATATATCCACAGTCTGCGCCGATCACCCGGTCCGGGGACAAGCCGCCTATTCCTCCACTAAACAAGCCGTCGATTCCCTGACCAAATCACTCTGCATTGAATATGGAGCCTTTGGCATCCGTGCGAATACCATCTCCCCCGGTCTGATTGTCACCGAGAAGCCGAAACGGGTCACAGAGGAAGATGTCCGCAAGATACCGTTACAACGGGTGGGCTACGCTTCGGATGTGTGTCATGCTGCTGCTTTTCTGGGGAGCGAATCGGCAAGCTTCATTACAGGAGCAGATCTGCTGGTTACGGGCGGCTCCCACCTGAACTGA
- a CDS encoding acyl-CoA thioesterase codes for MLDNEAYSVIRRRIYFKDTDAGGVVYFGNACEFIEAGCTEWFRTHALSLKEILDQYQLFFVMKKVEIDFLHPVYYDECIEIRTSVKRIMHYWIDFHTEIWVDQDKRYTAENRMVPVNLLTKAPAPIPEKIYSAVQGACRI; via the coding sequence ATGCTGGACAATGAGGCCTATTCGGTGATCCGTCGACGGATATATTTCAAGGACACCGACGCCGGCGGGGTGGTCTATTTCGGTAACGCCTGTGAGTTTATTGAAGCCGGTTGTACCGAATGGTTTCGGACACATGCCCTTTCCCTGAAAGAAATTCTTGATCAATACCAACTTTTTTTTGTGATGAAAAAAGTTGAAATTGATTTTCTGCACCCGGTCTACTATGACGAATGCATAGAGATTCGAACGTCCGTTAAGCGTATCATGCATTATTGGATTGATTTCCACACCGAAATCTGGGTGGATCAGGATAAGCGTTATACTGCGGAGAACCGGATGGTTCCGGTCAATCTATTGACCAAAGCACCTGCTCCCATTCCTGAGAAAATATACTCTGCTGTCCAAGGAGCATGCAGAATATGA
- a CDS encoding glycosyltransferase has translation MWIWIFNIVMMSLFLVPGFLAVYFILERQRSRRTIAAEPPYHPKVTVLLPFRGLDYNFESTLRSLASQQYAGNYEVLAVTSEENGRGEELVHQYAAQSPLIHLVKASHSEVSRHRSDKVNNLLTGIAHASKDTEIYVFIDSDIVPQRTWIEQMVQPLQSDHVGLTSGSAWIVSKSKSVLALAARYWDFLATTMITFPVTCFARGFSFGIRKNVFEQIGMKSIWSEAFHDNFTISDVVRRAGFRIQYVPDCLVPEHFDIQGFAWVKWVKRQALNTKVNYKRLWAFGFFLVTMPRLLGAIMFLVALGFRITGNVPSLLYIFLYWPLLHIAGATLVVAAVSRDASQIQDYRPSFIRIAVLVLASFVSVVYCISSLWAVISNKMEWRNLVYHQKTPFTTVVTGEKGRKQDAGQ, from the coding sequence GTGTGGATCTGGATTTTTAATATTGTGATGATGTCATTATTTCTGGTGCCGGGATTTCTTGCTGTTTATTTTATACTGGAGAGGCAGCGCTCCCGCCGGACAATAGCCGCAGAGCCGCCTTATCATCCTAAGGTTACCGTGCTGCTTCCCTTTCGCGGGCTGGACTATAACTTCGAATCCACCCTGCGAAGTCTTGCCAGCCAGCAGTATGCCGGGAACTATGAAGTGCTCGCGGTGACTTCGGAGGAGAACGGAAGAGGGGAGGAACTGGTTCATCAATATGCGGCGCAATCACCACTGATTCATCTGGTGAAGGCATCTCATTCCGAGGTCTCCCGGCACCGGAGCGATAAGGTGAATAATCTGTTAACCGGCATAGCGCATGCATCCAAGGATACCGAAATCTATGTATTTATTGATTCGGATATCGTGCCCCAGAGGACCTGGATTGAACAAATGGTACAGCCATTGCAGTCCGATCATGTCGGCCTCACCAGCGGCAGTGCATGGATCGTATCCAAGAGCAAGAGTGTGCTGGCCCTGGCGGCAAGATACTGGGATTTCCTGGCGACTACCATGATTACGTTTCCCGTGACCTGTTTTGCCAGAGGTTTTTCTTTTGGGATACGCAAAAATGTGTTTGAACAGATCGGGATGAAATCCATCTGGTCAGAGGCCTTTCATGATAACTTCACCATTTCGGATGTAGTAAGGAGAGCAGGATTCCGCATCCAATACGTACCCGATTGCTTAGTACCGGAGCATTTCGATATCCAAGGCTTCGCTTGGGTGAAATGGGTGAAGCGCCAGGCCTTGAACACGAAGGTAAATTACAAGCGGTTATGGGCGTTTGGCTTCTTCCTGGTGACGATGCCGCGGTTATTGGGGGCAATTATGTTCCTGGTTGCCCTCGGGTTCAGAATAACAGGGAATGTCCCTTCCTTGCTGTACATCTTCTTGTACTGGCCGTTGTTGCATATAGCAGGGGCCACTCTTGTTGTGGCCGCCGTATCCCGGGACGCTTCGCAGATTCAGGATTATCGCCCGTCGTTTATCCGAATAGCCGTGCTGGTGCTCGCTTCATTTGTATCTGTGGTGTATTGCATAAGCTCGCTGTGGGCCGTGATTTCCAACAAAATGGAATGGAGAAACCTCGTCTATCATCAAAAAACACCGTTTACTACCGTCGTAACGGGAGAAAAGGGGAGGAAGCAGGATGCTGGACAATGA
- a CDS encoding SDR family NAD(P)-dependent oxidoreductase, with product MKIDFSGKVVIITGGSRGIGRGLVTHFARANATVYFTYLSSEDQAAAVVQECREQYGADVTGLRVDGRSKSEVESFMDTVWNDHKRIDVVVNNAAWIPRGLFLQMSEQDWSEGISANLNSVIAFCSSAIKYMILNKSGSIINISSRSALQPGRGQAVYTATKGAVESLTKVLALEYGSYNIRVNTIAPGLIETDVVNTMQTGVKKKILERTPLGRNGTVDDVSHAALFLASDYASYITGTQLPVTGGRHLD from the coding sequence GTGAAGATTGATTTCTCGGGAAAAGTGGTCATTATTACCGGAGGAAGCAGAGGCATCGGGCGGGGACTGGTTACGCATTTCGCACGGGCTAACGCGACCGTATACTTCACCTATTTATCCAGTGAAGATCAGGCAGCAGCAGTTGTACAAGAGTGCAGGGAGCAATACGGGGCGGATGTCACCGGACTGAGAGTGGACGGGAGATCTAAGTCTGAGGTGGAGAGCTTTATGGATACGGTCTGGAATGATCATAAGCGCATAGATGTTGTAGTTAATAATGCTGCCTGGATTCCAAGAGGCCTGTTTCTGCAAATGAGCGAGCAGGATTGGAGCGAGGGAATCAGCGCCAACCTGAATTCTGTCATTGCCTTCTGCTCTTCAGCTATCAAATATATGATCCTGAATAAATCGGGATCGATCATAAATATTTCATCCCGCTCGGCACTGCAGCCCGGGCGGGGACAAGCGGTATACACAGCAACTAAAGGTGCGGTTGAATCGCTAACGAAGGTACTGGCGCTGGAATACGGTTCGTATAACATCCGCGTTAACACTATTGCGCCTGGACTAATCGAAACCGATGTCGTAAATACGATGCAAACCGGGGTCAAGAAAAAGATTCTGGAGCGCACGCCCCTGGGAAGAAACGGCACCGTAGACGATGTCAGTCATGCAGCGCTGTTCCTGGCCAGTGATTATGCCTCATATATTACAGGCACCCAATTGCCGGTGACCGGAGGAAGACATTTGGATTAA